Proteins encoded by one window of Blautia argi:
- a CDS encoding polysaccharide pyruvyl transferase family protein has protein sequence MKYYLYTHIGSGNRGCEATAKSLYQILNTSKEDYYIFSENYDEEQVCKTEQYASVFYTPNISGIKPIGSLFPRILTKFKIDKLGSVKYRYKKLLREVDKNSIGLSTGGDVFCYEQELAKKIEYLTDEMRKKGTKCFLMACSIDKAHLTEDTINILRKFNYIFPRESYTERYLIEKGFTNIKRFPDPAFALPIEYVKELELSQEKEYIGINYSSYTNQGLEVNDNFRTIVRFIRNIMDSTEMDVVLIPHVYWNEENDVQLLKKIKQEFFDENRVIVIEKKYNSSQLKFLISQCRFFIGSRTHSVIAAYSSGVPTLALGYSIKSKGIAQDIFGEYETYVFDSKKLSCYENFYDKFKGVVKNEETIRGILQKKNEKFITQLKEQLEFLKKI, from the coding sequence ATGAAATATTATTTATATACACATATAGGAAGTGGCAATAGAGGATGTGAAGCTACTGCGAAATCTTTATATCAAATATTAAACACTTCAAAAGAAGATTATTATATTTTTTCTGAAAATTATGATGAGGAGCAAGTTTGTAAAACGGAACAGTATGCATCAGTCTTTTATACGCCTAATATATCTGGAATAAAACCTATAGGATCCCTTTTTCCTAGGATTTTAACAAAATTTAAAATAGATAAATTAGGAAGTGTAAAATATAGGTATAAAAAATTATTGAGAGAAGTGGATAAGAATAGTATTGGGCTTTCAACGGGAGGAGATGTATTTTGCTATGAACAAGAACTTGCAAAAAAAATAGAGTATTTAACAGATGAAATGAGAAAAAAAGGGACGAAATGTTTTCTTATGGCGTGTTCTATTGATAAAGCACATTTGACTGAAGATACAATTAATATTTTACGAAAGTTTAACTATATTTTTCCGAGAGAAAGTTACACTGAAAGATATTTGATAGAGAAAGGTTTTACAAATATTAAACGTTTTCCAGACCCAGCTTTTGCATTACCTATTGAATATGTAAAAGAGTTAGAGCTTTCACAGGAAAAAGAATATATTGGAATTAATTATAGTAGTTATACAAACCAAGGCTTAGAGGTGAATGATAATTTCAGAACCATAGTTAGATTTATTAGAAATATAATGGATAGTACAGAAATGGACGTTGTATTAATACCACATGTATATTGGAATGAAGAAAATGATGTACAACTATTAAAAAAGATAAAACAAGAATTTTTTGATGAAAATAGAGTCATTGTAATAGAAAAAAAATACAATAGTTCACAACTGAAATTTTTGATTTCTCAATGTAGATTTTTTATTGGTTCAAGAACACATTCCGTAATAGCAGCATATTCTTCTGGTGTTCCAACACTGGCACTAGGCTATTCTATTAAATCGAAAGGAATTGCTCAAGATATTTTTGGTGAATATGAAACATATGTATTTGATTCTAAAAAGTTGTCTTGCTATGAGAATTTTTATGATAAATTTAAAGGGGTAGTTAAAAATGAAGAAACTATTAGAGGAATATTGCAGAAGAAAAATGAGAAATTTATAACTCAACTTAAAGAACAGTTAGAGTTTTTAAAGAAAATATAA